The following coding sequences lie in one Numida meleagris isolate 19003 breed g44 Domestic line chromosome Z, NumMel1.0, whole genome shotgun sequence genomic window:
- the APC gene encoding adenomatous polyposis coli protein isoform X7 — MAAASYDQLLKQVEALKMENSNLRQELEDNSNHLTKLETEASNMKEVLKQLQGSIEDEAMASSGQIDLLERLKELNLESTSFPGVKLRPKVSVRSYGSREGSVSSRSGECSPVPMGSFPRRGFMNGSRESTGYLEELEKERSLLLAELEKEEKEKDWYYAQLQNLTKRIDSLPLTENFSLQTDMNRRQLEYEARQIRAAMEEQLGTCQDMEKRAQVRVARIQQIEKDILRIRQLLQSQAAEAERAPQGKHDAGSHDTERQSEGQGAPEISMSTSNTGQGSAARMDHETASVMSSSNSYSVPRRLTSHLGTKVEMVYSLLSMLGTHDKDDMSRTLLAMSSSQDSCIAMRQSGCLPLLIQLLHGNDKDSVLLGNSRGSKEARARASAALHNIIHSQPDDKRGRREIRVLHLLEQIRAYCETCWEWQEAHEQGMDQDKNTMPAPADHQICPAVCVLMKLSFDEEHRHAMNELGGLQAIAELLQVDCEMYGLTNDHYSVTLRRYAGMALTNLTFGDVANKATLCSMKGCMRALVAQLKSESEDLQQVIASVLRNLSWRADVNSKKTLREVGSVKALMECALEVKKESTLKSVLSALWNLSAHCTENKADICAVDGALAFLVGTLTYRSQTNTLAIIESGGGILRNVSSLIATNEDHRQILRENSCLQTLLQHLKSHSLTIVSNACGTLWNLSARNAKDQEALWDMGAVSMLKNLIHSKHKMIAMGSAAALRNLMANRPAKYKDANIMSPGSSLPSLHVRKQKALEAELDAQHLSETFDNIDNLSPKASHRNKQRHKQNIYSEYVLDSSRHDDGVCRTESFSTGNMTVLSPYLNSTVLPGSSSSSRGSLENCLSEKDRSLDRDRAVGLNAYHPATENSGNSSKRIGMQISTAAAQIAKVMEEVTSMHIPQEDRSSGSTSEMHCLTEDRNATRRPATAHTHSNTYFPKSENSSRPCPVPYTKMEYKRASNDSLNSVSSSDGYGKRGQMKPSIESYSEDDESKFCSYGQYPADLAHKIHSANHMDDNDGELDTPINYSLKYSDEQLNSGRQSPSQNERWARPKHIIDDEMKQNDQRQSRSQSATYPVYTESGDDKHMKYQSAFGQQDCVPSFRSRGSNGSDQNRVGSTLAINQKVNQSLCQVDDYDDDKPTNYSERYSEEEHHEEEDRPTNYSIKYNEEEHHVDQPIDYSLKYSTEVPPSTQKPSFTFSKTSSVQSTKTDHISSSSGNTSAPSAGSKRQNQLHPSSAQSRGGHAQKTASCKTPSINQETIQTYCVEDTPICFSRCSSLSSLSSAEDEIGRDQSTRGTDTNNTLQIAELKENSGALSAEAAASEITSTSQHIRTKSSRLPTSSLSPSDSSRHKAVEFSSGAKSPSKSGAQTPKSPPEHYVQETPLMFSRCTSVSSLDSFESRSIASSVQSEPCSGMVSGIISPSDLPDSPGQTMPPSRSKTPPPAQGVQVKRDVAKGKAPSAEKREPGPRQAAVNAAVQRVQVLPDADTLLHFATESTPDGFSCSSSLSALSLDEPFIQKDVELRIMPPVHENEHGNEAEPEQSDDTKDNQENKAEKPSEAEKDILDDSDDDDIEILEECIISAMPTKSSRKAKKPSQASAPKIPPPVARKPSQLPVYKLLPSQSRLQTQKHVSFTPGDDMPRVYCVEGTPINFSTATSLSDLTIESPPNELANVDSVGTGAESGEFEKRDTIPTEGRSTDDSQRAKNITVTGPGLDDDKTEEGDILAECINSAMPKGKSHKPFRVKKIMDQIQQASTSLNNKSQSEGEKKKPTSPVKPVPQNNEYRARVRKNTESKSQINNERSYSENRDAKKQNLKNNSRDFNDKLPNNEERVRGSFTFDSPHHYTPIEGTPYCFSRNDSLSSLDFDDDDVDLSREKAELRKGKEAKETETEDCPNTEQSSSQQASNRTQVCQKHPTGRSQSKTFCQPSKDTPDRGAATDEKMQNFAIENTPVCFSRNSSLSSLSDIDQENNNNKEEESVKRTEAPDSQIESNRPQTSGYAPKSFHVEDTPVCFSRNSSLSSLSIDSEDDLLQECISSAMPKKKKPSRIKSESEKSNSRNIGGILAEDLTLDLREIQRPDSEHGFSPDSENFDWKAIQEGANSIVSSLHQAAAAASLSRQASSDSDSILSLKSGISLGSPFHLTPDQEEKPFTSNKGPRILKPGEKSTLESKKVESESKGIKGGKKVYKSIITGKARSNSEVSSQLKQPQQTSVPSISRGRTMIHIPGVRNSSSSTSPVSKKGPPFKNTNSKSPSEGQSSASSPRGVKSSVKPEPSPVTRQLSGLNQGGSSKGPSRSGSRDSTPSRPQQQPLSRPLQSPGRNSISPGRNGISPPNKLSQLPRTSSPSTASTKSSSSGRMSYTSPGRQMSQQNLTKQTALPKNTSSIPRSESASKGLNQILGSGAPNKKTDLSRMSSAKSSGSESDRSERPVLVRQSTFIKEAPSPTLRRKLEESASFESLSPSRPDSPTRSQLQTPVLSPSLPDMSLSTHSTAQTSGWRKLPPNLSPSVEYDGRPAKRHDIARSHSESPSRLPINRSGTWKREHSKHSSSLPRVSTWRRTGSSSSILSASSESSEKAKSEDEKQHGSSLSGHKQSKESQALAKGTWRKIKENEIPQMMSDPQHSSLSATSSSDSKTLIYQMAPAVSKTEDVWVRIEDCPINNPRSGRSPTGNAPPVIDSVSEKGVVNGKDSKEIQEKQNPGNGSVPVRTIGLENRLNSFFQVDSPDKKGTETKPLQTNPVPAPENNESTVSERTPFSSSSSSKHSSPIGAVAARVTPFNYNPSRRKSSVDNSSARPSQIPTPVNNSTKKRDSKSENTDSSGTQSPKRHSGSYLVTSV, encoded by the exons AGAGCACCTCAAGGCAAGCATGATGCAGGTTCCCATGATACAGAGAGGCAGAGCGAAGGTCAAGGAGCACCAGAAATCAGTATGTCAACTAGCAATACTGGTCAG GGTTCTGCTGCTCGAATGGACCATGAGACAGCCAGTGTTATGAGTTCTAGTAATAGCTACTCTGTACCTCGCAGACTGACAAGTCACCTGGGTACCAAG GTGGAAATGGTGTACTCATTGTTATCAATGCTTGGTACTCATGATAAAGATGACATGTCAAGAACATTGCTAGCAATGTCTAGCTCCCAAGACAGCTGCATAGCCATGCGTCAGTCTGGATGTCTTCCTCTCCTCATCCAGCTTTTACATGGCAACGATAAAGACTCTGTCTTGTTAGGGAACTCTCGTGGTAGTAAGGAGGCCCGTGCCAGAGCCAGCGCAGCACTGCATAACATCATTCACTCCCAGCCTGATGATAAGCGAGGCAGACGGGAAATCCGCGTGCTCCATCTTTTGGAGCAGATCCGTGCTTACTGTGAAACATGTTGGGAATGGCAGGAAGCACATGAACAAGGCATGGACCAAGACAAAAACACAA TGCCTGCGCCAGCTGATCATCAAATCTGTCCTGCAGTGTGTGTTTTAATGAAACTTTCATTTGATGAAGAACACAGGCATGCTATGAATGAGCTTG GAGGTTTGCAAGCCATTGCTGAACTGCTGCAAGTGGACTGTGAAATGTACGGACTTACAAATGACCATTATAGTGTTACATTGAGGAGGTATGCTGGAATGGCTCTGACAAACCTGACTTTTGGAGATGTAGCAAACAAG GCTACATTATGTTCAATGAAGGGCTGCATGAGAGCTCTTGTAGCCCAGCTGAAATCTGAAAGTGAAGACTTACAGCAG gTCATTGCAAGCGTGCTGAGGAACTTGTCCTGGCGTGCAGATGTAAACAGTAAAAAGACACTACGAGAAGTTGGGAGTGTGAAAGCACTGATGGAATGTGCTTTAGAAGTTAAGAAG gaaTCAACCCTAAAAAGTGTCTTGAGTGCCTTATGGAACTTGTCAGCACATTGTACTGAGAACAAAGCTGATATATGTGCTGTTGATGGTGCTCTTGCATTTCTAGTTGGTACACTGACATACCGGAGCCAAACAAACACTCTTGCCATCATAGAAAGTGGGGGAGGAATATTAAGAAATGTTTCTAGCTTAATTGCTACTAACGAGGACCACAG GCAAATCTTACGAGAGAACAGTTGCTTACAAACCTTGTTACAACACTTGAAGTCACACAGTTTGACAATAGTCAGTAACGCATGTGGGACCCTGTGGAATCTTTCTGCGCGAAATGCAAAGGATCAGGAGGCACTATGGGACATGGGAGCAGTCAGCATGCTCAAAAATCTCATTCactcaaaacacaaaatgataGCAATGGGCAGCGCTGCAGCTCTAAGAAATCTCATGGCAAACAGGCCAGCGAAATATAAGGATGCTAACATTATGTCTCCAGGATCAAGCTTACCATCTCTTcatgttagaaaacaaaaggcacTGGAAGCAGAATTAGATGCACAACATTTATCAGAGACTTTTGACAATATTGATAATTTAAGCCCAAAAGCATCTCACCGTAATAAGCAGAGACATAAGCAGAATATATACAGTGAGTATGTTTTGGACTCTAGTCGTCATGATGATGGGGTATGCAGAACAGAGAGTTTTAGTACTGGTAACATGACTGTACTTTCTCCATATTTAAATTCCACAGTATTGCCTGGCTCCTCATCTTCCAGTAGAGGAAGCCTAGAAAATTGTCTAtctgagaaagacagaagtctTGATAGAGATCGAGCAGTAGGTTTAAATGCCTATCATCCAGCTACAGAGAACAGTGGAAACTCCTCTAAGAGAATAGGAATGCAAATTTctacagctgcagctcagaTTGCCAAGGTTATGGAAGAAGTGACAAGCATGCATATTCCACAGGAAGACAGAAGTTCCGGTTCCACTTCTGAAATGCACTGTTtgacagaagacagaaatgcCACAAGGAGACCAGCCACTGCCCATACTCACTCAAATACATACTTTCCTAAATCTGAGAATTCAAGCAGGCCATGTCCTGTGCCTTACACAAAAATGGAATACAAGAGAGCATCAAATGACAGTTTAAATAGCGTCAGCAGCAGCGATGGCTATGGTAAAAGAGGCCAAATGAAACCTTCCATTGAATCTTACTCTGAGGATGATGAAAGTAAATTTTGTAGTTACGGGCAATATCCAGCTGACTTGGCACATAAGATACATAGTGCAAATCACATGGATGACAATGATGGAGAACTAGACACTCCTATTAACTATAGTCTTAAATATTCAGATGAACAGTTAAATTCTGGAAGGCAGAGTCCTTCTCAGAATGAAAGATGGGCAAGGCCTAAGCATATAATAGatgatgaaatgaaacaaaatgaccAAAGGCAGTCAAGGAGCCAAAGTGCAACCTACCCTGTGTACACTGAAAGTGGAGATGATAAACACATGAAATATCAATCAGCTTTTGGACAGCAAGATTGTGTTCCTTCATTTAGATCAAGAGGATCCAATGGTTCAGATCAGAACAGAGTAGGGTCAACTCTTGCAATTAATCAGAAAGTAAATCAGTCCTTGTGCCAGGTTGATGATTATGATGATGATAAGCCAACCAACTACAGTGAACGTTATTCTGAGGAGGAACATCATGAAGAGGAAGACAGACCAACCAATTATAGCATAAAGTACAATGAAGAGGAACATCATGTTGATCAGCCCATTGATTATAGTCTAAAGTATTCAACAGAAGTTCCTCCCTCTACTCAGAAACcatcttttactttttcaaagaCTTCTTCAGTGCAAAGCACTAAAACTGACCATATTTCCTCAAGCAGTGGGAACACATCAGCCCCTTCAGCTGGTTCGAAGAGGCAGAATCAGCTTCACCCaagctctgcacagagcagaggcgGTCATGCTCAAAAGACTGCCTCCTGTAAGACTCCTTCTATTAATCAAGAAACTATACAAACTTACTGTGTGGAAGATACACCAATATGTTTTTCAAGGTGTAGCTCTTTGTCATCTTTGTCATCAGCTGAAGATGAAATAGGACGTGATCAATCCACACGTGGGACGGATACTAACAATACACTACAAatagcagaactgaaagaaaacagtgggGCTTTgtctgcagaagctgcagcgAGTGAAATCACATCAACATCACAACATATCAGAACAAAATCTAGTAGACTTCCAACTTCCAGTTTATCGCCTTCTGATTCCTCCAGACATAAAGCTGTTGAATTTTCTTCAGGTGCCAAATCCCCCTCAAAGAGTGGTGCACAGACTCCTAAAAGCCCACCAGAACACTATGTACAGGAAACTCCTCTCATGTTCAGCAGATGTACCTCTGTAAGTTCCCTGGATAGTTTTGAAAGCCGTTCAATTGCTAGTTCAGTTCAAAGTGAGCCTTGCAGTGGAATGGTGAGTGGTATTATAAGTCCAAGTGATCTTCCAGACAGCCCAGGACAAACAATGCCTCCAAGCAGAAGTAAAACACCACCGCCTGCTCAAGGAGTTCAAGTGAAAAGAGATGTAGCTAAAGGTAAAGCACCTAGTGCAGAAAAGAGAGAGCCTGGTCCTAGACAAGCAGCTGTAAATGCAGCTGTTCAGAGAGTTCAGGTACTGCCAGATGCTGATACGCTATTACATTTTGCCACAGAAAGTACACCGGATGGGTTTTCTTGCTCTTCCAGCCTGAGTGCTCTGAGTCTTGATGAGCCATTTATACAGAAAGATGTAGAGTTAAGAATAATGCCTCCTGTACATGAAAATGAACatggaaatgaagcagaacCTGAACAGTCAGATGATACAAAGGATAACCAAGAGAATAAAGCAGAGAAAccttctgaagcagaaaaagataTTCTGGATGATTCTGATGATGATGATATTGAAATACTGGAAGAATGTATTATTTCTGCAATGCCTACGAAGTCTTCACGTAAAGCCAAGAAGCCTTCTCAAGCATCTGCTCCAAAAATACCTCCTCCTGTAGCAAGAAAGCCGAGCCAGCTGCCAGTTTACAAACTTCTGCCTTCCCAAAGCCGCTTGCAAACCCAAAAGCATGTGAGTTTTACACCAGGAGATGATATGCCACGAGTATATTGTGTTGAGGGTACACCAATAAATTTTTCAACAGCTACATCTCTGAGTGATCTCACAATAGAATCACCACCAAATGAGTTGGCCAATGTAGACAGTGTGGGTACAGGGGCAGAGTCAGGGGAATTTGAAAAGAGGGACACTATTCCTACAGAAGGTAGAAGTACAGATGACTCTCAGAGAGCAAAAAACATAACTGTGACTGGCCCAGGACTGGATgatgacaaaacagaagagggTGATATTCTGGCTGAGTGCATTAACTCAGCTAtgccaaaaggaaaaagtcaCAAACCTTTTAGagtgaagaaaataatggaTCAAATTCAACAAGCATCTACATCTCTAAATAACAAAAGTCAATCAGAAGGTGAGAAAAAGAAGCCAACATCACCAGTAAAGCCTGTTCCCCAAAATAATGAATACAGAGCACGtgtaagaaaaaacacagagtCTAAAAGCCaaattaataatgaaagaagCTACTCAGAGAACAGAGATGCGAAGAAAcagaatcttaaaaataattctagaGATTTTAATGACAAACTTCCAAATAATGAAGAGCGTGTAAGAGGAAGCTTTACATTTGATTCCCCTCATCATTACACACCTATTGAGGGGACTCCATATTGTTTTTCACGCAATGATTCCCTAAGTTCTTTGGattttgatgatgatgatgttgaCCTTTCAAGGGAGAAGGCAgaattaagaaaaggaaaagaagcaaaggaaacagaaactgaagactGCCCTAACACAGAACAGTCTTCAAGTCAGCAAGCGAGTAACAGGACGCAAGTTTGCCAAAAACACCCAACAGGCAGAAGCCAATCTAAAACTTTCTGTCAGCCAAGTAAAGATACTCCAGACAGAGGGGCAGCTACAGATGAGAAGATGCAGAATTTTGCTATCGAAAACACACCGGTTTGTTTTTCTCGCAATTCATCTCTTAGTTCCCTTAGTGATATTGAtcaagaaaacaataacaacaaagaagaagaaTCTGTAAAGCGAACTGAGGCTCCTGATTCACAGATAGAATCAAACAGACCACAGACTTCTGGTTATGCACCTAAATCATTTCATGTTGAAGATACACCAGTATGTTTCTCTAGAAATAGCTCTCTGAGTTCTCTAAGTATTGACTCAGAAGATGATCTTTTGCAGGAATGCATTAGTTCTGCCAtgcctaaaaagaaaaaaccatcAAGAATAAAGAGTGAAAGTGAAAAAAGTAATTCCAGAAATATAGGTGGTATATTGGCAGAAGATTTGACACTGGATTTGAGAGAGATACAGAGGCCAGATTCAGAACATGGTTTCTCACCTGATTCAGAGAACTTTGATTGGAAAGCTATACAAGAAGGTGCAAATTCTATAGTTAGTAGCCTGCatcaagcagcagctgctgcatcGCTGTCTAGACAAGCTTCATCAGACTCTGATTCTATCCTTTCATTAAAATCTGGTATTTCTCTAGGATCACCATTTCATCTTACCCCAGACCAAGAAGAGAAACCTTTTACTAGTAATAAAGGTCCTCGAATTCTTAAGCCAGGAGAGAAAAGTACACTGGAATCTAAAAAAGTGGAATCTGAAAGTAAGGGAAtcaaaggagggaaaaaagtatATAAAAGTATAATTACAGGAAAAGCTCGCTCCAATTCTGAAGTTTCAAGCCAGTTAAAGCAACCACAACAAACAAGTGTGCCTTCAATTTCACGTGGTAGGACAATGATTCATATTCCAGGAGTTCGAAATAGTTCTTCAAGTACTAGTCCTGTTTCTAAAAAAGGCCCCCCATTCAAAAACACAAATTCCAAGAGTCCCAGTGAAGGCCAAAGTTCAGCTAGTTCTCCAAGAGGAGTCAAGTCATCAGTAAAACCTGAGCCATCTCCTGTAACTAGGCAACTGTCAGGGTTGAACCAGGGTGGATCAAGTAAAGGACCTTCTAGGTCAGGATCTAGAGACTCCACTCCTTCTAGACCTCAACAGCAGCCATTGAGCAGGCCTCTGCAATCTCCAGGCCGAAACTCAATTTCCCCAGGAAGAAATGGAATAAGTCCTCCCAACAAACTGTCTCAGTTGCCAAGAACATCATCTCCTAGTACAGCTTCAACTAAATCTTCAAGTTCAGGTAGGATGTCATATACATCACCAGGCAGGCAGATGAGCCAGCAAAACCTTACAAAGCAAACTGCCTTACCTAAGAATACCAGTAGCATTCCAAGAAGTGAGTCTGCTTCCAAAGGATTAAACCAAATTCTTGGTAGTGGTGCACCAAACAAAAAGACTGACCTATCCAGAATGTCATCAGCAAAATCTAGTGGAAGTGAATCTGACAGATCTGAGAGGCCTGTTCTTGTTCGCCAGTCAACTTTTATTAAAGAAGCTCCAAGTCCAACTCTAAGACGTAAATTGGAAGAGTCTGCTTCATTTGAATCTCTGTCTCCTTCCAGACCAGATTCTCCCACAAGGTCCCAACTACAGACCCCAGTTTTAAGTCCCTCACTTCCTGATATGTCTTTATCCACTCATTCAACTGCCCAAACTAGTGGTTGGCGAAAATTACCCCCTAATCTGAGCCCTTCTGTAGAATATGATGGGAGACCAGCAAAACGTCATGATATAGCGCGTTCTCATTCTGAGAGTCCATCTAGACTGCCAATCAACAGATCAGGAACATGGAAACGTGAACATAGTAAGCATTCCTCATCACTTCCTCGTGTGAGCACTTGGAGAAGAACAGGAAGTTCTTCCTCAATTCTGTCAGCTTCTTCAGAATCCAGTGAAAAGGCAAAAAGtgaagatgaaaagcagcatGGAAGTTCTCTTTCTGGACACAAGCAAAGTAAAGAAAGCCAAGCACTAGCAAAAGGtacttggagaaaaataaaagaaaatgaaatcccCCAAATGATGAGTGATCCTCAGCATTCTTCCTTGAGTGCCACAAGTAGCTCTGATTCCAAAACTCTAATCTATCAGATGGCACCAGCTGTCTCTAAGACTGAGGATGTTTGGGTGAGGATTGAAGATTGCCCAATTAACAATCCTCGATCTGGAAGGTCCCCAACTGGAAATGCTCCTCCTGTTATTGACAGTGTTTCAGAGAAGGGCGTTGTGAATGGCAAAGACTCTAAAGAgattcaagaaaaacaaaatccagggAATGGAAGTGTTCCTGTTCGTACCATTGGCTTAGAAAATCGTCTGAACTCTTTCTTTCAGGTAGACAGTCCAGACAAGAAAGGCACTGAAACAAAACCTCTGCAGACCAATCCTGTTCCTGCACCAGAAAATAACGAAAGTACTGTGAGCGAGCGTACACCATTCAGTTCCAGTAGTTCAAGTAAACATAGCTCTCCGATTGGTGCTGTTGCAGCAAGAGTGACTCCTTTCAACTACAATCCAAGCCGTAGAAAGAGTAGTGTGGACAATAGTTCTGCTCGACCATCACAGATACCAACGCCAGTAAATAACAGCACAAAGAAACGTGACTCGAAGTCTGAAAATACAGACTCCAGTGGAACTCAGAGTCCTAAACGTCATTCTGGCTCTTACCTGGTGACTTCTGTTTAA